A part of Silvimonas soli genomic DNA contains:
- a CDS encoding GH36-type glycosyl hydrolase domain-containing protein: MALTGHSVFRQSGKILGKSSPRYDEDSLRDYAATEAPLRAELFSADQMERHGRTLGASHKIGEGYPADRLLARLAENEAILIDACRILTTTTNTSRLTPAGEWLLDNFYLIEEQIRTAKRHFPKGYGRGLPRLAGGESAGQPRVYEIALEAIAHGDGRWDPESLSRYVAAYQQASELTLGELWAIPIMLRLALIENLRRVSASIATGSADRNLADDWAGKMINAAEEDPKSLILLIADMARSDPPMGPTFVAELARRLQGQGAALALPLTWMEQLLAEQGQTIEQMVLAENRQQAANQLSISNSISSLRLLGATNWREFVETLSVVEQTLLNDPAGMYGHMDFATRDDYRHTIERTARRARMPESAVARRAIGLAAAATSDGPMIDSPIHVDRHAHVGFYLTGRGLYQLERDCQARLSLGLQFKRWFLRAPVSRYVGPITLITWALTGAMLLRAHSAGVHNWWMLALLGGALLASLSQLAVALVNLLATNIAIPRFLPRLDYSKGIPPELRTLVVVPAMLGSAAGVQSLVDDLEVRFLGNRDPNLHFALLTDFTDAASETLPEDAALLALATAHINDLNSQYPNQRGDTFFLFHRPRRWNASEGAWMGYERKRGKLAALNALLLEGKADEFSLVVGHTGVLSNVKYVITLDTDTQLPRDAARQFIGTMAHPLNHPRFDEKRQRVVEGYGILQPRVAESLPANGPSRYARLSGSEPGIDPYTRTVSDVYQDLFGEGSFIGKGIYDVATFEQSLAGRFPENRILSHDLLEGCYARSGLLSDVALYESSPSSYLSDMRRRSRWIRGDWQLASWLWPRVRQADGVRSKNPLTSLSRWKLLDNLRRSLVPLALLVLIGLGATVLPLPRIWLGTVLLVLWAPAVLSALIDLIRKPGEITWRQHLFTNSHLIWTQATQLALRLATLPHEAAVNTTAVVRTLWRVHVSRKHLLEWSTAESVSNAAKYDLVTFARAMWMGPALAIVIAVSAPIIDVSWLLFAALLAGLWLVSPLLAWWISQPPQPFATELDAEQTRLLHRTARKTWLFFETFVVAGEHWLPPDNFQEVPTGIIAHRTSPTNIGLALLANLTAYDFGYLPCGSLLERTTNTLNAMLTLERYRGHLYNWYDTRTMQPLAPRYVSTVDSGNLAGHLLTLRQGLLALPDEPVVHPRLWRGLSDGLGLVTIHWEGDPPAVLTSMQGVIASALVTPPTGPAAVYKVIAALTGQTDQLCSLIADVPETVDLQRAAASLQRQCFSTLNDIKSLMPWVTWSDAEIAAVPLLATMPLLRDIPGFGALAVDEWGMATPLAAQVIEASRQARDRLALMNALAVQALGLAQMDYGFLYDPSVHLLAVGYNVDDNRRDSGRYDLLTSENRLCNFVAIAQGQLPQESWFALGRLLTLVDNQPVMVSWSGSMFEYLMPMLVMPGYPETLLDTTCRAAVRAQIEYGKQCGVPWGISESGYNTTDAHLNYQYRAFGVPGLGLKRGLVDDLVIAPYATVMALMVAPQAACQNLQKLSAMGAEGAFGYYEAIDYTASRLPRGQRSALVRSFMAHHQGMSFLSLSYALLGQPMLRRFAADAQCQATMLLLQERVPKTIAVYARAGQFANSTVSAETGEASIREYDRPDTPMPEVQLLSNSRYHVMVNNAGSGYSRWKGMAVTRWQEDPTFDQLGVFCYLRDLESGLFWSATARPCGMLGEHFKAIFSEAHAEFHRHDQRYDVHSEIVVSPEDDIELRRMRITNRSRRKRVLEVTSYAEVVIAPANADNAHPAFSKLFVESEILPEQQAILCSRRPREQHEPRPFLLHLMAVHGADVDQFSCETDRSRFIGRGNTLAAPTALTATGNLSNTQGAVLDPIVSVRHHITLEPEATVTLDLVLGMSDTREGALGLIEKYRDRRLADRVFELAWTHNLVLLRQINANEADGQLYGRMAGAVLYANAAQRAEVTVLMNNRRGQSGLWGYAISGDLPIVLLRIADPGRIELVRQLVQAHAYWRLKGLAVDLVILNEDHAGYRQQLQEQIMGLISAGIEANIADRPGGVFVRNGEQMAPEDRTLLQSVARIIITDSRGSLQDQVTRRGALLATPPALLAGPVSSDSAGQTPSRRGTSDLAIFNGTGGFAADGREYVIVTNGNQRTPAPWCNILANADFGTVISESGSAYTWRGNAHEFRLTPWYNDPVQDTGGEAFYLRDEETGKVWSPAPLPCRGTGEYITRHGFGYSVFEHEENGIRSELTIFVALNAPVKFSRLRVSNVSGRTRKLSATGYVEWVLGDLRPKTAPYVVTEIAADNGALLARNSYSSSSGTQVAFFDVDDPLREVTCDRREFIGRNGSHARPAALERIRLSGKVGAALDPCGAIQVPFGLVDGQEREITFRLGAGRDLNEATELVQRLRGATVAADTLDAVHEYWRHTLGAVQVQTPDPAINLLANGWLVYQVLACRLWGRSGYYQSGGAYGFRDQIQDTMALVHAEPQRMREHLILCASRQFAEGDVQHWWHPPTGAGVRTRCSDDYLWLPMALCRYIEVTGDIGVLDEKAPYLQGRLLNPDEESWYDQPGVSDLHETLYQHGVRAVLHGLRFGPHDLPLMGSGDWNDGMNLVGDKGVGESVWLGFFLYEVLNQYGALARRHGDIGFAERCANEAEQLQRSLETHAWDGNWYRRAWFDDGTLLGTVTNDECRIDSIAQSWSVLSGAAGSERAQRAMQSLDENLVRREDKLIQLLEPPFDKGTLEPGYIKGYVPGVRENGGQYTHAAVWATMAFAHLGDAKRAWELMGLINPVNHARNAAEVAKYKVEPYVAAADVYGVAPHTGRGGWTWYTGSAGWMYRLVVESLLGLRREGDTLRLVPCLPDGWPGFDMDYRFGETTYRISVLRGDSAVLTLDGVRQEGDALQLVDDRREHKVQVQVVGITADAGVAPS; encoded by the coding sequence TTGGCACTCACCGGTCACTCTGTTTTCCGCCAGTCTGGCAAAATTCTGGGCAAGTCTTCCCCGCGCTACGACGAAGACAGTCTGCGCGACTACGCCGCCACCGAGGCGCCATTGCGGGCCGAGTTGTTCAGCGCCGACCAGATGGAGCGCCACGGCAGAACGCTTGGCGCATCGCACAAAATTGGCGAAGGTTACCCAGCAGACCGCTTGCTGGCCCGTCTGGCCGAGAACGAAGCCATTCTGATTGATGCGTGCCGCATTCTCACCACCACCACCAATACCAGCCGGTTAACCCCGGCGGGTGAGTGGTTGCTGGATAACTTCTACCTGATCGAAGAGCAAATCCGTACGGCCAAACGCCACTTCCCCAAGGGCTATGGTCGGGGCTTGCCGCGACTGGCGGGTGGCGAATCCGCCGGGCAACCGCGGGTGTACGAGATTGCGCTGGAAGCCATTGCCCACGGCGATGGTCGCTGGGACCCGGAAAGCCTGAGCCGTTACGTAGCCGCGTATCAACAAGCCTCTGAGTTGACCTTGGGTGAGTTGTGGGCGATTCCGATCATGCTGCGGCTGGCGCTGATCGAAAATCTGCGCCGGGTCAGTGCCAGCATTGCTACCGGCAGCGCCGACCGCAATCTGGCCGATGACTGGGCCGGCAAGATGATCAACGCCGCCGAAGAAGATCCCAAAAGTCTGATTTTGCTGATCGCCGACATGGCCCGTTCTGATCCGCCAATGGGGCCGACTTTTGTGGCCGAACTGGCGCGGCGGTTGCAAGGCCAGGGCGCGGCGCTGGCTTTACCGCTGACCTGGATGGAACAACTGCTGGCTGAACAAGGCCAGACCATTGAACAAATGGTGCTGGCCGAGAACCGCCAACAAGCCGCCAATCAACTTTCGATCAGCAACAGTATTTCCAGCCTGCGCCTGCTGGGCGCCACCAACTGGCGCGAGTTTGTCGAAACCTTGAGCGTGGTTGAGCAGACCTTGCTCAATGATCCGGCGGGCATGTATGGCCACATGGATTTCGCCACCCGTGACGATTACCGCCACACCATAGAGCGCACCGCGCGGCGCGCCCGCATGCCGGAAAGTGCCGTCGCCCGTCGCGCCATTGGTCTGGCTGCAGCGGCCACCAGCGATGGGCCGATGATTGATTCGCCCATCCATGTAGATCGCCACGCGCACGTCGGCTTTTACCTGACCGGGCGCGGGCTTTATCAACTGGAACGCGATTGCCAGGCGCGTTTGTCGCTGGGCCTGCAATTCAAACGCTGGTTCCTGCGCGCGCCGGTTAGCCGGTACGTCGGGCCGATCACGCTCATTACCTGGGCGTTGACCGGCGCCATGCTGCTGCGGGCACACTCCGCTGGAGTGCATAACTGGTGGATGCTGGCGTTGCTCGGCGGCGCGCTACTGGCCAGCTTGAGCCAGTTGGCGGTGGCGCTGGTTAATTTGCTGGCAACCAATATTGCGATCCCGCGCTTTTTGCCGCGCCTGGATTACAGCAAAGGTATTCCGCCGGAATTGCGCACGCTGGTCGTCGTGCCCGCCATGCTTGGCAGCGCCGCTGGCGTGCAGTCGCTGGTTGATGATCTGGAAGTGCGCTTTCTGGGTAATCGTGATCCCAATTTGCATTTTGCCTTGCTGACCGACTTCACCGATGCCGCCAGCGAGACCCTGCCCGAAGACGCCGCCTTGCTGGCGCTGGCGACCGCGCATATCAATGATCTCAACAGCCAGTATCCCAACCAGCGCGGTGACACGTTCTTTCTGTTTCACCGCCCGCGCCGCTGGAATGCCAGCGAAGGTGCGTGGATGGGTTACGAGCGCAAACGCGGCAAGCTGGCGGCGCTCAACGCCTTGTTGCTGGAAGGCAAAGCGGACGAATTCTCGTTGGTGGTCGGCCATACCGGCGTGCTGTCCAACGTCAAATATGTCATTACGCTGGATACCGATACCCAATTGCCACGTGACGCCGCCCGCCAGTTCATCGGCACCATGGCGCACCCGCTCAATCACCCGCGCTTTGACGAAAAACGCCAGCGCGTGGTCGAGGGCTACGGCATTTTGCAGCCGCGCGTGGCCGAAAGCCTACCCGCCAATGGCCCCAGCCGTTATGCCCGCCTGAGCGGTAGCGAACCGGGCATTGACCCGTATACCCGCACGGTTTCGGACGTGTATCAAGATCTGTTTGGTGAAGGCTCGTTTATTGGTAAAGGCATCTACGACGTTGCCACCTTCGAGCAATCGCTGGCCGGACGTTTTCCGGAAAACCGCATTCTCAGCCACGATTTGCTGGAAGGCTGCTACGCCAGGTCCGGCCTGCTGAGCGATGTGGCGCTGTATGAATCATCCCCTTCCAGTTACCTGAGTGACATGCGTCGGCGCAGTCGCTGGATTCGCGGCGACTGGCAGCTGGCCAGTTGGCTGTGGCCCAGAGTTCGTCAGGCCGATGGCGTACGCAGCAAGAATCCGCTAACCAGTTTGTCGCGCTGGAAGCTGCTGGATAATCTGCGCCGCAGCCTGGTGCCGCTGGCTTTGCTGGTGCTGATCGGATTGGGTGCCACGGTTTTGCCGTTGCCACGCATCTGGCTAGGTACGGTGCTGCTGGTGTTGTGGGCACCGGCGGTCCTCTCCGCGTTGATTGATCTGATTCGTAAACCCGGCGAAATTACCTGGCGCCAGCATCTGTTTACCAATAGCCATCTGATCTGGACTCAAGCCACCCAACTGGCGCTGCGCCTGGCCACTTTGCCGCATGAAGCCGCCGTGAACACCACCGCCGTGGTGCGTACCCTGTGGCGGGTGCACGTGTCGCGCAAGCATTTACTCGAATGGTCCACCGCTGAAAGCGTCAGCAATGCGGCTAAATATGATCTGGTGACCTTTGCCCGTGCCATGTGGATGGGGCCGGCGCTGGCCATTGTCATCGCCGTCAGCGCGCCCATTATTGACGTCAGCTGGCTGTTGTTTGCCGCCTTGCTGGCTGGTCTGTGGCTGGTTTCGCCGTTGCTCGCCTGGTGGATCAGCCAGCCGCCGCAGCCATTCGCCACCGAACTGGATGCCGAACAGACGCGTTTGCTGCACCGGACTGCCCGCAAAACCTGGTTGTTCTTCGAGACCTTTGTGGTGGCGGGCGAGCATTGGCTGCCGCCGGATAACTTCCAGGAAGTACCGACCGGCATCATCGCCCACCGGACGTCGCCCACCAATATCGGGCTGGCGCTGCTGGCCAATCTCACCGCCTACGATTTCGGCTATCTGCCTTGCGGTTCGTTACTGGAACGCACCACCAATACGCTCAATGCCATGCTGACGCTGGAACGCTATCGCGGCCATCTGTACAACTGGTACGACACCCGCACCATGCAACCACTGGCACCACGTTACGTTTCGACGGTCGATAGTGGCAATCTGGCCGGACACTTGCTGACCCTGCGTCAGGGGTTGCTGGCGCTGCCCGACGAACCGGTAGTGCATCCACGCTTGTGGCGTGGCTTGAGCGATGGCCTGGGGCTGGTCACCATTCATTGGGAGGGCGATCCACCGGCTGTATTGACGTCCATGCAAGGCGTGATCGCCAGTGCGCTGGTCACTCCGCCCACCGGCCCTGCTGCGGTGTACAAGGTCATCGCCGCGCTGACCGGCCAGACGGATCAGCTGTGCTCGCTGATTGCGGATGTCCCGGAGACTGTAGACCTGCAACGCGCGGCGGCTTCGTTGCAACGGCAGTGCTTCAGCACGCTGAACGACATCAAATCGCTGATGCCTTGGGTCACTTGGAGTGACGCGGAAATTGCCGCAGTGCCGCTGCTGGCAACCATGCCATTGCTACGCGATATTCCCGGCTTTGGCGCATTGGCGGTGGACGAGTGGGGCATGGCGACACCATTGGCCGCCCAAGTCATTGAAGCCAGTCGCCAGGCGCGGGATCGACTGGCGTTGATGAATGCGCTGGCAGTCCAGGCACTGGGTCTGGCGCAAATGGATTACGGCTTTTTGTACGATCCGTCCGTGCATTTGCTGGCGGTGGGTTACAACGTGGATGATAACCGCCGCGATAGTGGTCGCTACGATTTGCTGACCTCGGAAAATCGCTTATGCAACTTTGTGGCGATTGCCCAGGGGCAGTTGCCGCAAGAAAGCTGGTTCGCGCTCGGGCGCCTGTTAACGCTGGTGGATAACCAGCCGGTGATGGTGTCGTGGAGCGGCTCGATGTTCGAGTATCTGATGCCGATGCTGGTCATGCCTGGGTATCCGGAAACGCTGCTCGATACCACGTGCCGTGCGGCCGTGCGGGCGCAGATTGAATACGGCAAACAGTGTGGCGTGCCGTGGGGGATTTCTGAATCCGGCTACAACACCACCGATGCCCACCTCAATTATCAATATCGCGCGTTTGGCGTGCCTGGTTTGGGGCTCAAACGCGGGCTCGTCGACGATTTGGTGATCGCGCCATATGCCACCGTGATGGCGCTGATGGTGGCACCACAAGCGGCCTGCCAGAACCTGCAAAAGCTGTCGGCGATGGGTGCGGAAGGTGCATTTGGCTATTACGAAGCCATTGATTACACCGCCTCGCGTTTGCCGCGCGGTCAGCGTAGCGCGCTGGTGCGCTCGTTTATGGCGCATCACCAGGGCATGAGTTTTCTGTCATTGTCATATGCGCTGCTGGGTCAACCCATGCTGCGGCGCTTTGCGGCCGATGCGCAATGCCAGGCCACCATGCTGCTGTTGCAAGAACGCGTGCCGAAAACCATAGCGGTGTATGCCCGCGCCGGCCAGTTTGCCAACAGCACGGTTTCGGCCGAAACCGGAGAAGCGTCGATTCGCGAATACGACCGGCCCGACACGCCGATGCCGGAGGTGCAGCTGTTGTCCAACAGCCGTTACCACGTCATGGTCAACAACGCCGGTAGTGGCTACAGCCGCTGGAAAGGCATGGCCGTCACCCGCTGGCAGGAAGACCCGACCTTCGATCAACTGGGCGTGTTCTGCTATCTGCGTGATCTGGAAAGTGGCTTGTTCTGGTCGGCCACAGCGCGCCCGTGCGGCATGCTGGGCGAGCACTTCAAAGCCATCTTCTCTGAAGCGCACGCTGAATTTCATCGCCACGATCAACGCTACGACGTGCACAGCGAAATCGTGGTTTCGCCGGAAGACGATATTGAACTGCGGCGCATGCGCATCACCAACCGCTCGCGCCGCAAACGCGTGCTGGAAGTGACCAGCTACGCCGAAGTGGTGATCGCCCCGGCCAATGCCGACAACGCGCATCCGGCTTTCAGCAAGCTGTTTGTGGAAAGCGAAATCCTGCCCGAACAACAAGCCATTCTGTGCAGCCGCCGCCCGCGCGAACAACACGAACCGCGGCCATTTTTACTGCATTTGATGGCAGTGCATGGCGCGGATGTCGATCAGTTCTCTTGCGAAACCGATCGCTCGCGCTTTATCGGGCGCGGTAACACCTTGGCGGCCCCGACTGCGCTGACGGCGACCGGCAATCTATCCAATACCCAAGGCGCCGTGCTGGACCCGATTGTCTCGGTGCGACACCACATTACGCTGGAGCCCGAGGCCACCGTCACGCTGGATCTGGTGTTGGGGATGTCCGATACCCGTGAAGGCGCCTTGGGCCTGATCGAAAAATACCGGGATCGCCGCCTGGCTGACCGGGTGTTTGAACTGGCGTGGACCCATAACCTGGTGCTGCTGCGGCAAATCAATGCCAATGAAGCCGACGGCCAGTTGTACGGCCGCATGGCCGGTGCCGTGCTGTACGCCAATGCAGCGCAGCGCGCCGAAGTCACCGTGCTGATGAACAACCGGCGCGGCCAGTCCGGGTTGTGGGGTTATGCCATCTCCGGCGATCTGCCGATCGTACTGTTGCGCATTGCTGATCCGGGCCGTATCGAACTGGTGCGGCAACTGGTGCAGGCTCACGCTTACTGGCGGCTGAAAGGGCTGGCCGTGGATCTGGTGATTCTGAACGAAGACCACGCCGGTTATCGCCAGCAATTGCAGGAACAGATCATGGGGCTGATCTCCGCCGGGATCGAAGCCAATATTGCCGATCGCCCGGGCGGCGTGTTTGTGCGCAATGGGGAGCAAATGGCGCCCGAAGACCGTACGCTATTGCAATCGGTGGCGCGCATCATCATCACCGATAGCCGTGGCAGTTTGCAGGATCAAGTAACCCGCCGTGGCGCCTTGCTGGCCACACCTCCGGCCTTGCTGGCAGGCCCGGTTAGTAGCGACAGCGCCGGGCAAACCCCGTCGCGGCGCGGCACCAGCGATCTGGCCATTTTTAACGGCACCGGTGGCTTTGCCGCAGACGGGCGTGAGTATGTGATTGTCACCAATGGCAACCAGCGCACGCCCGCGCCATGGTGCAATATTCTGGCCAATGCCGATTTCGGCACGGTGATCTCGGAAAGCGGCTCGGCTTATACCTGGCGTGGCAACGCCCATGAATTCCGGTTAACGCCCTGGTATAACGACCCGGTCCAGGACACTGGCGGCGAAGCGTTCTACCTGCGGGATGAAGAAACCGGCAAGGTCTGGTCGCCCGCGCCATTGCCGTGCCGCGGTACCGGTGAATACATCACCCGCCATGGCTTTGGCTACAGCGTATTCGAGCATGAAGAAAACGGCATCCGCAGCGAATTGACGATCTTTGTGGCGCTCAATGCCCCGGTCAAGTTCTCCAGGTTGCGGGTGAGCAATGTATCTGGCCGCACCCGCAAACTCTCGGCCACCGGCTACGTGGAATGGGTGCTGGGCGATCTGCGCCCAAAAACCGCGCCTTATGTGGTGACCGAAATCGCCGCCGATAACGGAGCGCTGCTGGCCCGCAACAGCTACAGCAGTAGTTCGGGTACCCAGGTCGCTTTCTTTGATGTGGATGACCCGCTGCGCGAAGTAACCTGCGACCGGCGTGAATTTATTGGACGCAATGGCTCGCATGCTCGTCCTGCTGCGCTGGAACGCATCCGGTTGTCGGGCAAGGTCGGTGCAGCGCTCGACCCCTGCGGCGCGATCCAGGTACCGTTCGGGCTGGTGGATGGCCAGGAGCGCGAAATCACCTTCCGCCTGGGCGCGGGGCGCGATCTGAACGAGGCCACCGAGCTGGTTCAGCGCTTGCGTGGTGCCACTGTGGCCGCCGATACCCTGGATGCAGTGCACGAATACTGGCGCCACACGTTAGGCGCGGTGCAAGTGCAAACGCCAGATCCGGCGATCAACCTGCTGGCCAATGGCTGGCTGGTTTATCAGGTACTTGCATGCCGCTTGTGGGGCCGTAGCGGGTATTACCAGTCCGGCGGCGCCTATGGATTCCGTGACCAGATTCAGGACACCATGGCGCTGGTCCATGCCGAACCGCAGCGCATGCGCGAGCATCTGATCCTGTGCGCCAGCCGCCAGTTTGCCGAAGGCGACGTGCAGCACTGGTGGCATCCACCCACCGGTGCGGGCGTGCGTACACGCTGTTCGGATGACTATCTGTGGTTGCCCATGGCGCTGTGCCGTTATATCGAAGTGACCGGTGATATCGGCGTGCTTGATGAAAAAGCACCCTATCTGCAAGGCCGTTTGCTGAATCCCGACGAAGAATCCTGGTACGACCAGCCGGGCGTGAGCGATCTGCACGAAACCTTGTATCAGCATGGCGTTCGGGCCGTTCTGCACGGCTTGCGCTTTGGCCCGCATGATCTGCCATTGATGGGCTCGGGTGACTGGAACGACGGCATGAATCTGGTCGGCGACAAAGGCGTGGGCGAGAGCGTCTGGCTGGGCTTTTTCTTGTACGAAGTGCTCAATCAATACGGCGCGCTGGCGCGGCGGCATGGCGATATCGGCTTTGCCGAACGTTGCGCCAATGAGGCGGAACAACTGCAGCGCTCACTGGAAACGCATGCCTGGGACGGCAACTGGTATCGCCGCGCCTGGTTTGACGACGGCACGCTGCTGGGCACGGTCACCAACGATGAATGCCGCATCGATTCGATCGCGCAAAGCTGGTCGGTCCTGTCGGGCGCAGCCGGCAGCGAGCGGGCGCAGCGGGCTATGCAGTCGCTAGACGAAAACCTGGTCCGCCGCGAAGACAAGCTGATCCAGTTGCTCGAACCGCCATTCGACAAAGGCACGCTGGAACCGGGCTATATCAAAGGCTACGTGCCAGGCGTGCGCGAAAACGGCGGCCAGTACACCCACGCCGCAGTCTGGGCGACCATGGCGTTTGCCCACCTGGGCGACGCCAAACGCGCTTGGGAGTTGATGGGCCTGATCAATCCGGTAAACCACGCACGCAACGCGGCGGAGGTGGCGAAATACAAGGTCGAACCGTATGTTGCCGCTGCCGATGTCTACGGCGTGGCGCCACATACCGGGCGCGGTGGCTGGACCTGGTACACCGGCTCGGCCGGTTGGATGTACCGGCTGGTAGTGGAGTCGTTGCTTGGCCTGCGCCGCGAGGGCGATACCTTGCGGTTGGTGCCCTGCTTGCCAGATGGTTGGCCGGGTTTTGATATGGACTACCGCTTTGGCGAGACCACCTACCGCATCAGCGTGCTACGCGGCGACTCTGCCGTACTGACGCTGGATGGCGTGCGACAAGAGGGCGACGCGCTGCAGTTGGTGGATGACCGGCGCGAGCACAAAGTACAGGTGCAGGTGGTGGGTATCACCGCAGATGCTGGCGTGGCACCGTCGTAG
- a CDS encoding 4a-hydroxytetrahydrobiopterin dehydratase, which produces MTKQLPPDERTTALQSLPDWQPVANRDAITRKFSFKDFNAAFGFMSRVALKAEQMNHHPEWFNVYNRVEVTLTTHDANGLSALDVEMARFMDSLV; this is translated from the coding sequence ATGACCAAACAACTCCCCCCCGACGAACGCACCACGGCCCTGCAATCCCTGCCCGACTGGCAACCCGTCGCCAACCGCGACGCCATCACCCGCAAGTTCAGCTTCAAAGACTTCAACGCCGCCTTTGGCTTCATGAGCCGGGTCGCCCTCAAAGCCGAGCAGATGAACCACCACCCGGAGTGGTTCAATGTCTACAACCGCGTAGAAGTCACCCTCACCACGCACGATGCCAACGGCTTGTCGGCACTGGATGTGGAAATGGCCCGGTTCATGGACAGCTTGGTTTAA
- the phhA gene encoding phenylalanine 4-monooxygenase, which translates to MDNTEEFVAPDVTMRKNAGLTHAADYTMRQPLERYTEEDHATWAKLYARQLALLPGRACDEFMDGIQQLEVDPLRIPDFTQLNQHLMQATGWQLVAVHGLIPGDIFFEHLANRRFPVTWWIREPQNLDYLQEPDIFHDLFGHVPLLMNPVFADYVQAYGKGGVKAQALGSLDMLARLYWFTVEFGLINTPAGLRIYGAGILSSGSESMYALESDSPNRLGFDLLRIMKTRYRYDSFQKTYFVIDNFEQLFKATEPDFTPYYEEIANKDEIPAGDVLDGDLVIHRGTGEGWALTEDA; encoded by the coding sequence ATGGACAACACCGAAGAATTCGTCGCCCCCGACGTGACCATGCGTAAAAACGCCGGGCTCACGCACGCGGCCGACTACACCATGCGCCAGCCGCTGGAACGCTACACCGAAGAAGACCACGCCACTTGGGCCAAGCTGTATGCCCGTCAGCTTGCGCTGCTGCCTGGTCGCGCCTGTGACGAGTTCATGGACGGCATCCAACAGCTAGAAGTCGATCCGTTACGTATTCCCGACTTCACGCAGCTAAACCAGCACCTGATGCAGGCGACCGGCTGGCAGTTGGTGGCAGTGCACGGGCTGATTCCGGGCGATATTTTCTTTGAACACCTGGCTAACCGGCGCTTTCCGGTGACCTGGTGGATTCGCGAACCGCAGAATCTGGATTACCTGCAAGAACCGGACATCTTCCATGACCTGTTTGGCCACGTGCCATTGCTGATGAACCCGGTGTTTGCCGATTACGTGCAGGCCTATGGCAAGGGCGGCGTGAAGGCCCAGGCGCTGGGCTCGCTGGATATGCTGGCGCGGCTGTACTGGTTTACCGTGGAGTTTGGCCTGATCAACACCCCGGCCGGTTTGCGCATTTATGGCGCGGGGATATTGTCGAGTGGCTCCGAGTCTATGTACGCGCTGGAGAGCGACAGCCCCAACCGGTTGGGGTTCGATCTGCTGCGGATCATGAAAACGCGGTATCGCTATGATTCGTTTCAGAAGACCTATTTTGTGATCGATAATTTTGAGCAGTTGTTCAAAGCGACCGAGCCGGATTTCACGCCGTATTATGAGGAAATCGCCAACAAAGACGAGATCCCGGCTGGGGATGTGCTGGATGGGGATTTGGTGATTCATCGGGGGACGGGTGAGGGGTGGGCGTTGACGGAGGATGCGTGA
- a CDS encoding Lrp/AsnC family transcriptional regulator, with translation MLDKFDYLILAELQRDARASHQSLSQQVPLSPSQIGRRIQRMEETGVIRGYRVALDPELLGLSVQAFVSVILERHGEAAIREFAAAVQAMPEVLEGHGITGDADYLLRVIVPDLPALSRFVMHKLTGLPGVRSVKSSVALDPVKRTATLPLPMPVSKA, from the coding sequence ATGCTGGACAAGTTCGATTACCTGATTCTGGCCGAGTTGCAGCGTGACGCACGCGCTTCGCATCAGAGCCTGTCGCAGCAAGTGCCGTTGTCGCCATCGCAAATTGGCCGACGCATCCAGCGCATGGAAGAAACCGGGGTAATTCGCGGTTACCGTGTGGCGCTTGATCCCGAACTGCTGGGCTTGTCGGTGCAGGCGTTTGTCAGCGTGATTCTGGAGCGCCATGGCGAAGCGGCGATCCGTGAATTTGCCGCCGCCGTGCAAGCCATGCCCGAGGTGCTGGAAGGCCACGGCATTACCGGCGATGCGGATTACCTGCTGCGCGTGATCGTGCCCGATCTTCCCGCCTTGTCGCGCTTTGTCATGCACAAGCTCACCGGGCTGCCGGGCGTGCGCAGCGTGAAGTCCAGCGTGGCGCTGGACCCGGTCAAACGTACGGCGACACTGCCATTGCCCATGCCAGTGAGCAAGGCCTGA